The following proteins are co-located in the Corynebacterium aquilae DSM 44791 genome:
- the secF gene encoding protein translocase subunit SecF, producing the protein MASNLARRVLTGEGGIDFVGRRRTWYSITAAILVACILGIALKGFSLGIDFEGGTKMNMPAGNLEPAQVSQVFEQATGVEPSLTQVVGSGDSRLMEINSQRLDQDQIDKAREALFEKFQPEGSNGKPTPDSIGDSTVSESWGSTITNRMLMSLGIFLVLIFGYITLRFERDMAIAAIAGLAVDGIVVAGIYAFIGFEVTPATVIGLLTVLAFSLYDTVVVFDKVKENTAGWEFTNRTYAEQANLAVNQTVMRSIATTVISALPIASLMVVAVWLMGVGTLKDLALVQMIGVIEGTFSSVFLATPILVSLKNRSKKVREHTEKVMREREGAAEEAVAESDAAVAVDSQAGPARRTVHVDQPQSAHTTGTTWRPGQ; encoded by the coding sequence ATGGCTTCTAATCTTGCACGTCGAGTGCTGACCGGTGAGGGTGGCATTGATTTTGTCGGCCGTCGCCGTACTTGGTACTCCATCACGGCCGCTATTTTGGTTGCCTGCATTCTTGGTATCGCGCTGAAGGGATTCTCCCTCGGTATTGATTTTGAGGGCGGCACCAAGATGAACATGCCGGCCGGTAACCTCGAGCCCGCTCAGGTGTCTCAGGTGTTCGAGCAGGCGACTGGTGTTGAGCCGTCGTTGACTCAGGTGGTTGGTTCGGGTGATTCGCGCTTGATGGAGATCAACTCCCAGCGCCTGGACCAGGATCAGATTGACAAGGCCCGTGAGGCTTTGTTTGAGAAGTTCCAGCCGGAGGGATCCAACGGTAAGCCCACCCCGGATAGCATCGGTGATTCCACGGTGTCTGAGTCTTGGGGTTCGACCATTACCAACCGCATGCTGATGTCGCTGGGTATCTTCCTGGTGTTGATCTTCGGCTACATCACGTTGCGTTTCGAACGCGACATGGCGATCGCTGCTATTGCTGGCCTGGCGGTTGACGGCATCGTGGTGGCTGGTATTTACGCCTTCATCGGTTTTGAGGTCACCCCCGCAACCGTTATTGGTTTGCTGACTGTGCTGGCGTTCTCCCTGTATGACACCGTGGTGGTGTTCGACAAGGTCAAGGAAAATACTGCCGGCTGGGAGTTTACGAACCGCACCTATGCGGAGCAGGCGAACCTGGCGGTGAACCAGACGGTGATGCGTTCTATCGCGACGACCGTGATTTCGGCGCTGCCGATTGCTTCGCTGATGGTTGTTGCTGTGTGGCTGATGGGTGTTGGCACCTTGAAGGATTTGGCGCTGGTGCAGATGATCGGTGTTATTGAGGGCACGTTCTCCTCCGTGTTCTTGGCTACCCCGATTCTGGTGTCGCTGAAAAACCGCAGTAAGAAGGTTCGCGAGCACACCGAGAAGGTTATGCGCGAGCGTGAGGGCGCCGCTGAGGAGGCTGTTGCCGAATCGGATGCGGCTGTGGCCGTGGATTCTCAGGCCGGCCCTGCTCGTCGTACTGTGCACGTTGATCAGCCGCAGTCCGCGCATACCACTGGTACTACGTGGCGTCCGGGGCAATAA
- the secD gene encoding protein translocase subunit SecD, with protein sequence MASKPSRARVGAAKWPQRALALFVLILAVVYSLVFFTGNHSASPKLGIDLQGGTRVTLVPQGEKPTQDQLAKAREILENRVNGMGVSGAEVKTDGDTLVITVPGEDTSQARALGRTSQLLFRPVAEPGAPDPSKLVSTADEMANRWVGAGIITPEVANAALKDLATSVAGVEATPAGEEGAKDEQKKDEKPAVAAPTVTAQAPAEPDNSIEAQERRQNITEILRKDRQSEDPTVQLAAASLLQCGDGPDPIAGTDDPAKPLVACDATGAGKYILDPVPLLVGQTDPVTGKRLTGNEIDTNRPISGGLNPQTGQMEINFSFKSGNGDEGGATWYQVTSEYLHKQVAITLDSEVISAPVIQSPTPTGSGTSITGQFTQQEATELANNLRYGALPLSFAGENGERGGTATTIPATLGFASLKAGLIAGVIGLILVSLFALVYYRVFGILAVASLFMSGSLIYGALVLLGRWIGYSLDLAGVAGLIIGIGTTADSFVVFYERIKDEVREGRTFRSAVPRAWDRAKHTIISGNMVSLIAAVVLYVLAVGDVKGFAFTLGLTTIFDLVITFLVTAPLVILASRKPVFAKPGLNGLGKVMRVAEERRERGEYLAGDHDHEVASTDKEEK encoded by the coding sequence GTGGCATCCAAACCATCACGCGCCCGAGTGGGTGCGGCCAAGTGGCCGCAGCGTGCGCTCGCGCTGTTCGTGCTGATTTTGGCGGTGGTGTATTCGCTCGTGTTCTTTACGGGCAATCACTCCGCTTCCCCCAAGTTGGGTATTGACCTGCAGGGTGGTACCCGTGTGACCCTGGTTCCCCAGGGTGAAAAGCCGACCCAGGATCAGTTGGCGAAGGCCCGCGAGATTCTGGAAAACCGTGTTAACGGTATGGGCGTGTCCGGAGCTGAGGTGAAAACTGATGGCGACACCTTGGTGATTACGGTTCCTGGTGAGGATACTTCTCAGGCCCGTGCGCTGGGTCGTACCTCTCAGCTGTTGTTCCGCCCGGTCGCTGAGCCTGGTGCTCCGGACCCCAGTAAGTTGGTGTCGACCGCCGATGAGATGGCTAACCGTTGGGTTGGCGCGGGCATTATCACCCCTGAGGTTGCTAACGCTGCCCTGAAGGATTTGGCGACTTCTGTTGCTGGCGTGGAGGCAACTCCTGCCGGTGAGGAAGGCGCGAAGGATGAGCAGAAGAAAGACGAAAAGCCCGCAGTTGCTGCTCCGACCGTGACTGCGCAGGCTCCTGCGGAGCCGGATAACTCCATTGAGGCGCAGGAGCGTCGTCAGAATATTACTGAGATTCTCCGCAAGGATCGTCAGTCTGAAGATCCTACCGTCCAGCTTGCTGCCGCTTCGTTGCTGCAGTGTGGTGACGGCCCGGATCCGATCGCTGGTACCGATGATCCGGCCAAGCCGTTGGTGGCATGTGACGCTACCGGCGCTGGCAAGTACATTCTCGACCCGGTTCCCCTGCTGGTTGGTCAGACTGATCCGGTCACCGGTAAGCGTCTGACGGGTAACGAGATTGATACCAATCGTCCGATCTCGGGTGGTCTTAACCCCCAGACCGGTCAGATGGAGATCAACTTCTCCTTCAAGTCCGGTAATGGTGATGAGGGCGGTGCCACTTGGTACCAGGTGACTAGCGAGTACCTGCACAAGCAGGTTGCGATCACCCTGGACTCTGAGGTGATTTCGGCTCCGGTGATTCAGTCGCCGACGCCGACTGGTTCTGGCACCTCGATTACTGGCCAGTTCACTCAGCAGGAGGCAACTGAGCTTGCCAACAACCTGCGCTATGGTGCGTTGCCTTTGAGCTTTGCTGGTGAAAACGGCGAGCGTGGCGGTACCGCCACCACCATTCCGGCTACTTTGGGCTTTGCCTCGCTGAAGGCTGGTTTGATTGCAGGCGTTATCGGTTTGATCCTGGTGAGCTTGTTCGCGCTGGTGTACTACCGCGTGTTCGGCATTTTGGCTGTGGCTTCGCTGTTCATGTCTGGCTCTTTGATTTACGGTGCCTTGGTGCTGTTGGGCCGCTGGATTGGTTACTCCCTGGATCTGGCCGGTGTCGCTGGTTTGATCATTGGTATTGGTACCACCGCCGACTCCTTTGTGGTGTTCTACGAGCGCATTAAGGATGAAGTGCGTGAGGGTAGGACGTTCCGTTCTGCCGTTCCGCGCGCGTGGGATCGTGCGAAGCACACCATTATCTCCGGTAACATGGTCAGCCTTATTGCAGCAGTTGTGCTGTATGTGCTGGCGGTTGGTGATGTGAAGGGCTTCGCGTTCACGCTGGGCCTGACCACCATCTTCGACCTGGTGATCACCTTCTTGGTGACCGCTCCGCTGGTGATCCTTGCTTCCCGTAAGCCGGTCTTTGCTAAGCCTGGTTTGAATGGTTTGGGCAAGGTCATGCGCGTGGCTGAGGAGCGTCGCGAGCGCGGCGAGTACTTGGCCGGCGACCACGACCACGAGGTCGCTTCCACCGACAAGGAGGAGAAGTAG
- the yajC gene encoding preprotein translocase subunit YajC, whose protein sequence is MNLSLLILLLVIFLVPTILQVRRQKARLNEMQQLQASLGVGDRVVTAAGLHGVVVALADGVVTLEISEGVSTNWDRAAIVSRQPAPVVPGGDAGASAPEHEA, encoded by the coding sequence ATGAACTTGTCTTTGTTGATTTTGTTGCTGGTGATCTTTTTGGTTCCGACGATTCTTCAGGTGCGTCGCCAGAAGGCTCGTTTGAATGAGATGCAGCAACTGCAGGCTTCCCTGGGGGTGGGGGACCGAGTGGTGACTGCTGCGGGATTGCACGGTGTTGTGGTTGCCCTTGCCGATGGTGTTGTCACCCTGGAGATTTCCGAAGGCGTGTCGACGAATTGGGATCGGGCGGCGATCGTGAGCCGTCAGCCGGCCCCGGTTGTGCCTGGGGGAGATGCTGGGGCGTCAGCTCCGGAACATGAGGCGTAA
- the ruvB gene encoding Holliday junction branch migration DNA helicase RuvB → MSDMEKTEFRLPEGIPAGGRGPESSVDATQQVADRDMEVNLRPKSLDEFIGQPKVRNQLDLVLSGARKRNVTPDHVLLSGPPGLGKTTMAMIIAQEMGSSLRMTSGPALERAGDLAAMLSNLMEGDVLFIDEIHRIARPAEEMLYMAMEDFRIDVIVGKGPGATSIPLEIAPFTLVGATTRSGMLTGPLRDRFGFTAQMEFYDTADLTRVVVRAARILGVGIDDDAAAEIASRSRGTPRIANRLLRRVRDYAEVHGDGHVTLAAAQAALVVFDVDEMGLDRLDRAVLSALIHGHGGGPVGVSTLAIAVGEEPSTVEEVCEPYLVRAGMVARTGRGRVATALAWQHLGLTPPPDAPGQHAV, encoded by the coding sequence GTGAGCGATATGGAAAAGACCGAGTTTCGGCTGCCTGAGGGAATTCCTGCAGGCGGCCGTGGTCCCGAAAGCAGTGTTGATGCAACGCAGCAAGTCGCTGATCGGGACATGGAGGTCAATCTTCGCCCGAAGTCGCTAGATGAGTTCATCGGCCAGCCGAAGGTGCGTAATCAGCTTGATTTGGTGTTGAGCGGTGCTCGTAAGCGCAATGTGACGCCTGATCATGTGTTGTTGTCTGGTCCTCCCGGTTTGGGCAAGACCACGATGGCGATGATTATTGCCCAGGAAATGGGTTCGAGCTTGCGGATGACTAGTGGTCCGGCGCTGGAGCGTGCGGGTGATTTGGCGGCGATGTTGTCGAACTTGATGGAGGGTGATGTGCTCTTCATTGATGAGATTCACCGTATTGCTCGTCCGGCAGAGGAAATGCTGTACATGGCGATGGAGGATTTCCGCATTGACGTGATCGTGGGCAAGGGGCCTGGCGCGACGTCGATCCCTCTCGAGATTGCGCCGTTTACTTTGGTGGGCGCGACGACTCGTTCCGGTATGTTGACTGGACCGTTGCGGGATCGTTTTGGTTTTACAGCCCAGATGGAGTTTTATGACACGGCTGATTTGACCCGGGTGGTGGTGCGTGCGGCGCGGATTTTGGGTGTAGGCATTGATGATGATGCGGCGGCGGAGATTGCTTCGCGTTCTCGGGGCACTCCTCGTATTGCCAACCGCTTGTTGCGGCGTGTGCGTGACTATGCGGAAGTCCATGGCGATGGGCATGTGACTTTGGCGGCTGCGCAGGCGGCTCTCGTGGTTTTCGATGTCGACGAGATGGGTTTGGATCGTTTGGACCGTGCTGTGCTGTCGGCGTTGATTCATGGGCATGGGGGTGGCCCGGTGGGTGTGTCGACGTTGGCCATTGCTGTGGGGGAGGAGCCTTCGACGGTTGAAGAGGTGTGTGAGCCGTATTTGGTGCGTGCTGGCATGGTGGCGCGCACGGGGCGCGGTCGTGTTGCTACGGCGTTGGCGTGGCAGCATTTGGGCTTGACGCCGCCGCCTGATGCTCCTGGTCAGCATGCTGTGTAG
- the ruvA gene encoding Holliday junction branch migration protein RuvA: MIASVRGTVIAINLTSAVIECAGVGYLVQATPATLGTLTRGEEALLLTTMVVREDAMTLYGFDNADSRDIFSQLQTVSGLGPRLAMAALSVFSPQDICRAISGGDAKTLQKIPGVGKRMAERMIVDLKDKVADYGAPEAPVQGVDLINGAVAEQVAEALVGLGFTAVQAEAAVARVLSAQPDATTSTALRLALADLGKKK, from the coding sequence GTGATCGCAAGCGTACGAGGCACAGTGATTGCCATTAATTTGACCAGTGCGGTCATTGAGTGCGCGGGGGTGGGGTACCTAGTGCAGGCCACGCCTGCGACCTTGGGAACGCTGACCCGCGGCGAGGAAGCCTTGCTGTTGACCACCATGGTTGTGCGCGAAGACGCGATGACCCTTTATGGATTCGATAACGCTGATAGCCGCGATATTTTTTCGCAGCTGCAAACCGTCAGCGGTTTGGGGCCGCGTTTGGCGATGGCCGCGTTGAGCGTGTTTAGCCCGCAAGATATTTGTCGCGCGATTTCCGGTGGGGATGCTAAGACTTTGCAGAAGATTCCGGGCGTCGGCAAGCGCATGGCTGAGCGCATGATTGTGGATCTCAAAGACAAGGTCGCGGATTATGGTGCCCCGGAGGCGCCCGTGCAGGGCGTGGATTTGATTAATGGCGCTGTTGCCGAGCAGGTAGCTGAGGCCTTGGTTGGTTTGGGCTTTACTGCGGTGCAGGCCGAAGCGGCGGTGGCCCGGGTGCTGTCGGCCCAGCCTGATGCGACCACCTCGACGGCTTTGCGTTTGGCTTTGGCTGATTTGGGGAAAAAGAAGTAG
- the ruvC gene encoding crossover junction endodeoxyribonuclease RuvC, translating into MNLQGLRVMGIDPGLTRCGLSVVQAGTGRAVYPVAVGVVRTPAAAELSERLLRLSRAVNEWMDEYQPDVVAIERIFERGNVSTVMHTAHAVGVLVLAAAERNLPVHMYTPSEVKKAISGNGRADKKQMTTMITRILGLSQPPQPADAADALALAVCHCWRAPLLVRQQQAATMMGEQAARHPQSKQLSGFNQQRRSRTAQVPQISQSNRRSSK; encoded by the coding sequence GTGAACCTGCAAGGTCTACGGGTCATGGGAATTGACCCTGGATTGACTCGTTGTGGTTTGTCCGTCGTGCAAGCAGGCACCGGGCGTGCGGTGTATCCGGTGGCTGTGGGAGTGGTGAGAACCCCCGCTGCAGCCGAATTGTCTGAGCGTTTGCTTCGTTTGTCTCGTGCGGTCAACGAGTGGATGGATGAATACCAGCCCGACGTGGTCGCCATCGAGCGCATCTTTGAGCGTGGAAACGTGTCCACGGTGATGCATACTGCGCACGCTGTTGGCGTGTTGGTGTTGGCCGCCGCTGAGCGGAACTTGCCGGTACACATGTACACCCCGAGTGAGGTGAAGAAGGCCATTTCGGGTAATGGTCGTGCCGATAAGAAGCAGATGACCACGATGATTACCCGCATTCTTGGTTTGAGTCAGCCACCGCAGCCGGCGGATGCTGCAGACGCTTTGGCTTTGGCTGTGTGTCACTGTTGGCGTGCCCCGCTGCTGGTGCGCCAGCAACAAGCAGCGACGATGATGGGGGAGCAGGCCGCACGGCATCCACAGTCAAAGCAGTTGTCTGGATTTAACCAACAGCGCCGTTCTCGGACAGCCCAGGTTCCGCAGATTAGTCAATCAAATAGAAGGAGTTCCAAGTGA
- a CDS encoding YebC/PmpR family DNA-binding transcriptional regulator: protein MSGHSKWATTKHKKAANDAKRGKEFAKLIKNIEVAARTGGGDPSANPTLDDMIRKAKKASVPNDNIERARKRGSGEEAGGADWQTIMYEGYGPNGVAMLVECLTDNRNRAATEVRTAMTKNGGSLAESGAVSYLFTRKGVVTVNKGELTEDDVLMAVLDAGAEEVNDLGEKYEVLCAAGDMVAVKEALVEADIEVDEADSDFRASVEVPLDVDGAKKIIKLIDALEDSDDVQNVYTNMDLSDEVVAALDA, encoded by the coding sequence GTGTCCGGACACTCAAAATGGGCCACTACGAAGCACAAGAAGGCTGCGAACGACGCTAAGCGTGGCAAAGAGTTCGCCAAGCTGATTAAGAACATCGAGGTTGCTGCTCGTACCGGTGGCGGTGACCCCTCAGCAAACCCGACGTTGGACGACATGATTCGCAAGGCCAAAAAGGCCAGTGTTCCCAACGACAACATTGAGCGTGCGCGTAAGCGTGGTTCCGGTGAAGAAGCCGGTGGCGCTGACTGGCAAACCATCATGTACGAAGGCTACGGTCCCAACGGTGTGGCCATGCTGGTTGAGTGTTTGACCGATAACCGCAACCGCGCTGCCACCGAGGTGCGCACCGCCATGACCAAAAATGGGGGCAGCCTCGCGGAGTCTGGTGCTGTGTCCTACCTGTTCACCCGCAAGGGTGTTGTCACCGTGAACAAGGGCGAGCTCACTGAGGACGATGTCCTCATGGCTGTGCTTGACGCTGGTGCAGAAGAGGTCAACGACCTCGGCGAAAAGTACGAGGTTCTGTGCGCCGCTGGTGACATGGTGGCCGTGAAGGAAGCCCTCGTTGAGGCCGACATTGAGGTCGACGAAGCTGATTCTGATTTCCGTGCCTCTGTGGAGGTGCCGCTCGACGTCGATGGAGCCAAGAAGATCATCAAGCTGATTGACGCCTTGGAAGACTCTGACGATGTGCAGAACGTCTACACCAACATGGATCTGTCCGACGAGGTTGTTGCTGCCCTCGACGCCTAG
- the pdxT gene encoding pyridoxal 5'-phosphate synthase glutaminase subunit PdxT yields the protein MLVGVLAMQGGIEEHEQILDELGVEHRRVRRPEHLEGINAMILPGGESTTMSKLLELNEVYEPLRKALDQGLPVFGTCAGMILLATDILDTRPDAKKFSAIDMTVRRNAFGRQVDSFEVDLDVDGIDGPMEAIFIRAPWVEKAGQDVRILATVPTGPAQGMIVAVKQGNALATAFHPECTGEKRIHEMFVRDAQAVGLSAHANGTVTPV from the coding sequence GTGCTCGTAGGCGTACTCGCAATGCAGGGTGGCATTGAGGAACACGAACAAATCCTCGACGAGCTGGGAGTAGAGCACCGGCGCGTCCGACGACCAGAGCACCTCGAAGGAATCAACGCGATGATTCTTCCCGGCGGTGAATCGACCACCATGTCGAAGCTGTTGGAGCTCAACGAGGTGTATGAACCCCTGCGAAAAGCCCTTGACCAGGGCTTGCCTGTCTTTGGTACCTGCGCGGGCATGATCCTGCTGGCCACCGACATTCTGGACACCCGCCCGGATGCTAAAAAGTTCTCGGCCATTGATATGACTGTGCGCCGTAATGCGTTTGGGCGTCAGGTGGATTCTTTCGAAGTGGATCTCGATGTCGATGGGATTGACGGTCCCATGGAGGCGATCTTTATTCGCGCCCCGTGGGTTGAAAAAGCCGGTCAGGACGTGCGAATCCTCGCCACCGTCCCGACTGGCCCGGCGCAGGGCATGATCGTAGCCGTCAAGCAAGGAAATGCTCTTGCTACCGCATTCCACCCCGAATGCACCGGCGAGAAGCGGATCCATGAAATGTTTGTGCGTGACGCTCAGGCTGTGGGTTTGAGCGCTCACGCCAATGGCACGGTTACCCCGGTCTAG
- a CDS encoding acyl-CoA thioesterase, translating into MEKPQKNTIFEVLDVEQIDRDIFRGPVVKSLLQRTFGGQVAAQTLVAATRTVDPAYKVHSLHGYFVAPGRSTEPTVFMVDRVRDGKSFCSRQVKAVQDGRAIFIMQASFHRTGDEGIEHSDRMRDVPNPEDIVMDYSSMRHNTQILLEEWSDWDIRVVPNDKFEHNPYTPSQQVVWFRSKAALPDDDTFHVCTLAYMSDMTLLHSAMVPHEGVTVQEASLDHAMWFLRPFRADEWLLYDQVSPSAANGRALTHGRIFDRAGNLVAVVTQEGLTRNLKPGVQSLPFTKDAGAHTPSR; encoded by the coding sequence ATGGAAAAACCCCAGAAGAACACCATTTTTGAAGTACTCGACGTTGAGCAAATCGACCGAGACATCTTCCGCGGTCCCGTGGTGAAATCGCTGCTCCAACGCACCTTCGGTGGACAAGTCGCCGCCCAAACCCTGGTCGCGGCAACCCGCACCGTCGACCCCGCCTACAAAGTTCACTCGCTCCACGGATACTTCGTCGCCCCTGGCCGCTCCACCGAGCCCACCGTGTTCATGGTTGACCGGGTACGCGACGGCAAGAGCTTTTGCTCCCGCCAGGTCAAGGCCGTCCAAGACGGCCGAGCCATCTTCATCATGCAGGCAAGCTTCCACCGCACAGGGGATGAGGGGATCGAACACTCCGACCGCATGCGCGATGTGCCTAACCCCGAGGACATCGTCATGGACTACTCCAGCATGCGCCACAACACCCAAATCCTGCTTGAGGAGTGGAGCGACTGGGATATCCGAGTGGTTCCCAACGACAAATTCGAACACAACCCCTACACGCCCAGTCAGCAGGTGGTGTGGTTCCGTTCCAAAGCGGCCTTGCCTGACGATGACACTTTTCATGTGTGCACCCTCGCCTACATGTCGGACATGACTCTGCTGCACTCCGCGATGGTGCCCCATGAAGGAGTAACGGTGCAGGAGGCCAGCCTCGACCACGCTATGTGGTTCCTGCGCCCTTTCCGCGCCGACGAGTGGCTCCTGTACGACCAGGTTTCTCCTTCTGCCGCCAACGGGCGTGCCCTCACCCACGGTCGAATTTTTGACCGGGCCGGAAACCTCGTTGCGGTGGTCACCCAGGAAGGCTTGACCCGCAACCTGAAACCCGGGGTGCAATCCCTTCCCTTCACCAAAGACGCCGGCGCGCATACCCCCAGCCGCTAG
- the pdxS gene encoding pyridoxal 5'-phosphate synthase lyase subunit PdxS, whose product MVEVHNRYTEEYTHTVANPTETSKTDETTVAKGTVRVKRTFANQIKNGVIMDVVTPEQARIAEDAGACAVMALERVPADIRAEGGVSRMSDPEMILGIKEAVSIPVMAKARIGHFVEAQVLQSLGVDFVDESEVLTPADYANHIDKREFTVPFVCGATNLGEALRRINEGAAMIRSKGEAGTGDVSNAVTHMRTIRGEINRLRSMAEDELYVAAKELGAPYELVAYVAHEGKLPVPLFTAGGIATPADAAMMVQLGAEGVFVGSGIFKSGDPVKRAKAIVLAANNAFDPEVIAKVSSGLGEAMVGINVDEIPQPHRLAERGW is encoded by the coding sequence ATGGTTGAAGTTCACAATCGCTACACCGAGGAGTACACCCACACCGTGGCTAACCCGACCGAGACCTCCAAGACCGACGAAACCACCGTCGCCAAAGGCACCGTCCGCGTCAAGCGCACCTTCGCCAACCAAATCAAAAACGGCGTCATCATGGACGTCGTCACCCCGGAGCAAGCCCGCATCGCCGAAGATGCAGGCGCCTGCGCCGTCATGGCGCTCGAACGCGTCCCCGCAGATATCCGCGCAGAGGGTGGCGTTAGCCGCATGTCCGATCCCGAGATGATCCTCGGCATCAAGGAAGCTGTCTCCATCCCGGTGATGGCAAAAGCCCGCATCGGCCACTTCGTCGAGGCCCAGGTCCTGCAATCCCTCGGCGTCGACTTCGTCGACGAGTCCGAGGTGCTGACCCCGGCCGACTACGCCAACCACATCGACAAGCGCGAATTCACCGTCCCCTTCGTGTGTGGCGCCACCAACCTGGGCGAAGCCCTGCGCCGCATCAATGAGGGCGCAGCCATGATCCGCTCCAAGGGCGAGGCCGGCACCGGTGATGTCTCCAACGCTGTCACCCACATGCGCACCATCCGTGGCGAAATCAACCGCCTGCGCTCCATGGCTGAAGACGAGCTTTACGTCGCAGCCAAGGAACTCGGTGCCCCCTACGAGCTCGTCGCCTACGTCGCGCACGAGGGCAAGCTCCCCGTCCCGCTGTTCACCGCAGGCGGCATCGCTACCCCCGCCGACGCAGCCATGATGGTGCAGCTCGGCGCCGAAGGTGTGTTCGTCGGCTCCGGCATCTTCAAGTCCGGCGACCCCGTCAAGCGCGCCAAGGCCATCGTGCTGGCAGCCAACAACGCTTTCGACCCCGAAGTGATCGCCAAGGTTTCCTCCGGACTCGGCGAAGCCATGGTCGGTATCAACGTCGACGAGATCCCGCAGCCGCACCGCCTCGCAGAACGCGGCTGGTAA
- a CDS encoding glycosyltransferase family 4 protein — protein sequence MRIGMVCPYSFDEPGGVQAHILDLARYYLAHGHDVKVLGPCSEATPIDDFVIKGGPSIPIPYNGSIARLSFGPQVRHRIKSFVTESHFDVVHVHEPNSPSYSMATLALCEGPIVATYHASSSKSVLLKVAQPALKPLLEKVHGGIAVSEMARRWQVEQLGTDPVLIPNGVDTKAFNRADTGNQRGKTLVFLGRIDEKRKGLSVLLPAFEIVRRNHPDATLTVIGAGSPRAIDGVHFVGKVSDEEKARILGSSAIYIAPNLGGESFGIVLIEAMAAGCAVVASDLEAFVDVADGHSPHPAAKLFRTGDHLELARALIELIEDSTARTALADTGRRRAKRYDWSHVAEEIFEVYDTVAGTQPVTYTGLPGYRALAGQRSPQSTTGHRAGKKR from the coding sequence ATGCGCATCGGCATGGTCTGCCCCTACTCTTTTGATGAGCCCGGCGGGGTGCAAGCGCACATCCTGGACCTCGCCCGGTACTACCTCGCCCACGGCCACGACGTGAAGGTGCTCGGCCCCTGTTCCGAGGCAACCCCCATCGATGACTTCGTCATCAAAGGTGGCCCCAGTATCCCCATTCCCTACAACGGATCCATCGCCCGACTCAGCTTCGGCCCCCAGGTCCGGCACCGCATCAAAAGCTTCGTCACCGAATCCCACTTCGACGTCGTCCACGTCCACGAACCCAATTCCCCCTCTTATTCCATGGCGACCCTCGCGCTGTGCGAAGGGCCCATCGTGGCCACCTACCACGCCTCCAGTAGCAAGTCAGTCCTGCTTAAGGTCGCACAACCCGCCTTAAAGCCGCTGCTGGAAAAAGTGCACGGCGGAATCGCCGTGTCTGAAATGGCGCGCCGCTGGCAGGTTGAACAACTCGGAACCGACCCCGTCCTCATCCCCAACGGGGTCGACACCAAAGCATTCAACCGTGCAGATACCGGCAACCAGCGCGGAAAAACACTCGTTTTCCTCGGCAGAATCGACGAAAAACGCAAAGGGCTTTCCGTGCTGCTGCCCGCCTTCGAGATTGTGCGCCGCAATCACCCCGATGCCACCCTCACCGTCATCGGCGCAGGCAGCCCGCGCGCCATCGACGGGGTGCACTTCGTGGGCAAAGTCAGCGATGAAGAAAAGGCCCGCATCCTCGGATCCTCCGCCATCTACATCGCCCCCAACCTGGGCGGCGAAAGCTTCGGCATCGTCCTCATCGAAGCCATGGCTGCCGGCTGCGCCGTCGTAGCCAGCGATCTTGAAGCCTTTGTTGACGTGGCCGATGGGCACAGCCCACATCCCGCGGCGAAACTCTTCCGCACCGGAGATCACCTTGAGCTAGCCCGCGCGCTCATCGAACTCATCGAAGATTCCACCGCGCGGACCGCACTGGCTGATACCGGCAGAAGGCGCGCCAAAAGGTATGACTGGTCGCACGTCGCCGAAGAAATCTTCGAGGTGTACGACACCGTCGCCGGCACCCAGCCCGTGACCTATACCGGACTGCCCGGCTATCGCGCACTAGCCGGGCAGCGCAGCCCCCAGTCAACCACTGGCCACAGGGCGGGAAAGAAACGATGA